In Stieleria varia, one genomic interval encodes:
- a CDS encoding sulfatase-like hydrolase/transferase gives MTAALPRLLAILTCLAISTQAIAQTGASRQRPNVVLFLVDDMGWMDSTPYGSQYYETPNMKRLQEQAMRFTDAYAVPLCSPTRASILSGQYSSRHGVTSATGHLPAARADVSRYPATASPNQRLIYAESKRYLEPELITLAEVLQAGGYRTGHFGKWHLGLSQEHWPERHGFEVAFHAEPSPGPASYFSPYGVHLSGVPSSKHHVGTITDGPDGEYITDRLTDEAIEFVRANQDEPFFLNFWHFAVHGPWGHKEDYTKGFSEKKDPRGKQDNPIMASMLKSVDESLGRMLDELDRLKLADKTLFIFYSDNGGNTHSNVPGSRQIENIRPGHPKWNFVQDWQKWAGDQPPTNNAPLREGKGRIYEGGQRVPLMVRWPGQVQPGSVSDSVVGPIDLYPTILDAVGLAKPAGHIIDGESILPVLRQTGRLKRQAYFTWFPHLVPAVSIRHGDWKLIRRFEPHPVYPDVRELYNLADDIGETKDLANEMPDKVKELDELIDQFVQDTGALYPKPNPAYKPRDAAPAAVGKDPTTGLVARNCEMTLASDALRITGTGRQPFLGTAQVKLAGPLTLQLRVRSRTGGQAKVQWKTIGQDAFPESSQIIAYNLPADPQWQDVSVDVPIDGKAGTIRMYFPAEDSAIEVQSIRFEDSSGRSKHWSFTGAKP, from the coding sequence ATGACCGCTGCACTTCCCCGTTTGTTGGCAATCTTGACTTGCTTGGCGATCTCCACTCAGGCCATTGCCCAGACGGGGGCATCGCGCCAACGCCCCAACGTGGTCCTTTTCTTGGTCGACGACATGGGGTGGATGGACAGCACGCCGTACGGGTCTCAGTACTACGAGACACCGAACATGAAGCGACTGCAGGAGCAAGCGATGCGGTTCACGGATGCCTATGCCGTCCCGCTTTGCTCGCCCACTCGTGCGTCCATCTTGTCTGGTCAGTACTCCTCGCGTCACGGTGTCACGTCAGCCACCGGACACTTGCCCGCTGCACGCGCAGACGTATCACGATATCCCGCCACGGCATCACCCAATCAGCGTTTGATCTACGCGGAGAGCAAACGCTATTTGGAACCGGAGTTGATCACGTTGGCCGAAGTGTTGCAGGCAGGCGGTTACCGCACCGGACATTTTGGCAAATGGCACTTGGGCTTGAGTCAAGAACACTGGCCGGAGCGACACGGTTTTGAGGTCGCCTTTCACGCTGAACCGAGTCCAGGACCGGCCAGCTATTTTTCTCCCTATGGCGTCCATCTGAGCGGCGTGCCAAGCAGCAAACATCACGTGGGAACGATCACCGACGGACCCGACGGAGAGTACATCACGGATCGGCTGACCGATGAAGCGATCGAGTTTGTCCGAGCCAATCAAGACGAACCCTTTTTCTTGAACTTCTGGCATTTCGCGGTCCACGGTCCTTGGGGCCATAAAGAAGACTACACCAAAGGGTTTTCGGAAAAGAAAGACCCTCGCGGCAAGCAAGACAATCCCATCATGGCGTCGATGCTGAAGAGTGTTGATGAGAGTTTGGGGCGAATGCTCGACGAACTGGACCGGTTGAAACTGGCCGACAAGACTCTGTTCATTTTTTATTCCGACAACGGTGGAAACACACACAGCAATGTCCCCGGCAGTCGCCAGATCGAAAACATTCGTCCTGGGCATCCGAAATGGAATTTTGTTCAAGACTGGCAGAAATGGGCGGGCGATCAACCGCCCACCAATAACGCACCGCTCCGTGAAGGAAAGGGGCGGATTTACGAAGGCGGCCAACGCGTTCCCCTGATGGTCCGCTGGCCCGGTCAAGTCCAACCGGGATCGGTCAGCGATAGCGTCGTCGGCCCCATCGATTTGTATCCGACGATCCTTGATGCGGTCGGACTTGCGAAACCCGCTGGCCACATCATTGATGGTGAATCGATCCTGCCCGTGCTGCGTCAGACGGGACGACTCAAACGCCAAGCTTACTTTACCTGGTTTCCGCATTTGGTTCCCGCCGTATCGATCCGTCACGGCGACTGGAAACTGATTCGCCGTTTCGAACCGCATCCGGTCTACCCCGACGTCCGCGAACTGTACAACCTTGCCGACGACATTGGTGAAACCAAAGATCTGGCCAACGAGATGCCCGATAAGGTTAAAGAGTTGGATGAGCTGATTGACCAGTTTGTTCAAGATACCGGGGCGTTGTATCCCAAGCCCAATCCGGCATACAAGCCACGTGATGCCGCCCCAGCGGCAGTCGGCAAAGATCCCACCACGGGATTGGTCGCAAGAAACTGTGAAATGACTCTGGCCTCAGACGCTCTGCGAATCACAGGGACTGGTCGCCAGCCGTTTTTGGGTACCGCACAAGTCAAGCTTGCTGGGCCGCTGACGCTGCAATTGCGGGTTCGCAGCCGGACAGGTGGACAAGCGAAGGTCCAATGGAAAACGATTGGACAGGATGCGTTTCCGGAGTCCTCACAGATCATCGCGTACAACTTACCCGCTGACCCTCAGTGGCAAGACGTCTCCGTTGACGTGCCCATCGATGGAAAAGCAGGCACGATCCGGATGTATTTCCCAGCGGAGGACTCGGCGATCGAAGTTCAATCGATTCGTTTCGAGGATTCGAGTGGCCGTTCAAAACACTGGAGCTTTACAGGAGCCAAACCGTGA
- a CDS encoding alpha/beta fold hydrolase, producing the protein MTRFKNLRLAAFALLCLCCHPVVAVADQPPNIIFIFVDDQGYYDLGCYGATEVQTPQIDAMAAQGTRLTDYYAAAPICSPSRAGLLTGCYPRRVGNETWVHRADSNTGIHPDELTIAELLHDNGYATACIGKWHLGFHEPFLPRNQGFDHYFGLLHNLDPVEVVYFDDVGGVPLMRNDEVVQRPADPAELTRRYTDEAIEFIQQHREGPFFLYLPHTMLHNPLGVSAEFQGSSQWGEYGDAIQELDHNIGRLFETMKRLGIDDETIVVYASDNGRGPGRTPEQPIRGRKLSTYEGGIRVPAIAWGPGVGLQSGVESSAVVRAMDWYPTLASFAGITVPEGRVIDGRDISPLLKGETKIVPPPGMKKSINALVPLRRRWDPPGEWAEIINRNEYHDAFFYHGSQGALAAVRWKNWKLYLNPSLELYDLESDPGENTLVRNPDITRKLRGMAILFQEEMRMDARPAGEVFLPRADGRTEVPQSTLQSLNVKRDVSYAHYGDRSLEMDVYRPKGVWGQLPAVVCIHGGGWANGNRTSHEKIAQALAARGYVAATISYRLSGEAPFPAAIHDCKAAVRFLRANAREYGIDDAKIGAIGLSAGGHLTALLATSGGVPELEGDGGSTEYSSEIQAAIPMGAQTDLMSQRTREISAVPDRGQIWRQFLGGTQEAQPATYRMASPLFHLDQADPPCWFITGENDDPSTHADAFRQRMTELGKRTGLTVIADAPHPFLGKQVWFDEMIEKADAFFSQTLK; encoded by the coding sequence GTGACACGCTTTAAAAACCTGCGTCTGGCTGCTTTCGCCCTGTTGTGTCTTTGCTGCCACCCTGTTGTCGCGGTCGCCGACCAGCCGCCGAACATCATTTTTATCTTCGTCGATGACCAAGGATACTATGACTTGGGATGTTACGGGGCGACCGAAGTTCAAACGCCGCAGATCGATGCGATGGCGGCACAGGGAACTCGGCTGACGGACTACTACGCTGCGGCACCGATCTGCAGTCCTTCGCGGGCAGGCCTTTTGACCGGATGTTATCCGCGACGCGTCGGTAACGAGACTTGGGTGCACCGCGCTGATTCAAACACGGGAATTCATCCCGACGAATTGACCATCGCTGAGCTGCTGCATGACAACGGCTATGCGACGGCGTGCATCGGCAAGTGGCATCTCGGTTTTCACGAACCTTTCTTGCCACGCAATCAGGGATTCGATCACTACTTTGGGCTGCTGCACAATTTGGATCCGGTCGAAGTTGTCTATTTCGACGATGTGGGTGGCGTTCCATTGATGCGAAACGACGAAGTTGTCCAGCGTCCCGCCGACCCAGCCGAACTGACTCGGCGTTATACCGACGAAGCCATCGAGTTCATCCAGCAGCATCGTGAAGGGCCGTTTTTTCTGTACCTGCCTCACACGATGTTGCACAATCCACTCGGAGTGAGCGCGGAGTTCCAAGGCAGTTCCCAGTGGGGTGAGTACGGTGATGCGATTCAGGAACTCGATCACAACATTGGTCGTCTTTTTGAGACAATGAAACGTCTCGGAATCGATGACGAAACCATCGTTGTCTATGCGTCGGACAATGGACGTGGGCCGGGGCGAACACCCGAGCAACCGATTCGCGGACGAAAACTGTCTACCTACGAAGGCGGCATTCGCGTGCCTGCGATCGCTTGGGGGCCAGGCGTCGGCTTGCAATCGGGTGTCGAATCCTCGGCCGTTGTCCGGGCAATGGACTGGTATCCGACATTGGCCAGTTTCGCTGGCATCACGGTCCCGGAGGGCCGCGTGATCGACGGCCGAGACATCAGCCCGCTGCTCAAGGGTGAGACCAAGATCGTGCCGCCGCCGGGGATGAAAAAGTCCATCAATGCGTTGGTGCCTCTACGCCGCCGCTGGGATCCACCCGGCGAATGGGCTGAGATCATCAATCGCAATGAGTATCACGACGCGTTCTTCTATCACGGCAGCCAAGGTGCGCTGGCGGCGGTCCGGTGGAAGAACTGGAAACTCTATCTGAACCCATCCCTTGAGCTGTATGATTTGGAATCTGATCCAGGTGAAAACACTCTGGTTCGCAACCCCGACATCACCCGCAAACTGCGTGGCATGGCGATCCTGTTCCAAGAAGAGATGCGCATGGATGCTCGTCCGGCAGGGGAAGTCTTCTTGCCGAGAGCGGACGGGCGAACGGAGGTGCCCCAGTCGACGTTGCAGTCATTGAACGTCAAACGAGATGTTTCGTATGCGCATTATGGTGACCGCTCGCTGGAAATGGATGTGTATCGCCCCAAAGGAGTTTGGGGGCAGTTGCCCGCCGTGGTCTGTATTCATGGCGGCGGTTGGGCAAACGGAAACCGAACCAGTCACGAAAAGATAGCCCAGGCTTTGGCCGCGCGCGGATATGTCGCAGCAACGATCTCGTATCGGCTCAGCGGCGAAGCACCGTTTCCGGCAGCGATCCATGATTGCAAAGCCGCAGTAAGGTTTCTGCGTGCCAATGCCAGAGAATACGGAATCGACGACGCAAAGATCGGCGCGATCGGGCTTTCCGCTGGAGGGCATTTGACCGCGTTGCTCGCGACGTCTGGCGGCGTTCCGGAGCTTGAAGGCGATGGCGGCAGCACGGAGTACAGCAGCGAGATCCAAGCCGCGATTCCGATGGGAGCGCAAACGGATCTGATGTCACAACGCACGCGAGAGATTTCAGCCGTGCCGGATCGCGGCCAAATCTGGCGACAGTTCTTGGGTGGGACACAGGAGGCTCAACCGGCGACCTATCGCATGGCATCACCATTGTTTCATCTTGATCAAGCCGACCCACCCTGTTGGTTCATCACCGGAGAGAATGATGACCCGAGCACGCATGCAGATGCGTTCCGTCAGCGGATGACTGAACTTGGAAAGAGAACGGGCCTGACGGTGATCGCCGATGCGCCGCATCCGTTTCTCGGCAAACAAGTTTGGTTTGACGAGATGATCGAGAAAGCGGACGCGTTTTTCTCACAGACGCTCAAATGA
- a CDS encoding tetratricopeptide repeat protein, with amino-acid sequence MSHMLVRKINLLSRILLIAFLLISICADAMGTETAPSAGQQAMLALMQQKVAERPKHSDSWRVLGRVQKALGQTDDAIQSVRRAVALDDENAAAHFDLGQLLLQGPETSEAQSHFNKVFQIAPASSYAAELTTQGIPMTNDPSDHPMGMPVMRPSSGPSMGIENSATKSESPFTTVGYEMQSFDGADDLETRLDSLESEVSTPTHRLRVFLETGVLYNSNVTLTPVSRELVQSDSASYQAFASPDIDWKVLRTDTMRMGPLFRGYFTANESAFESFNLASFQPGAFWERDFTLLDSEVIGRLDYVYSTDYFDWVSVGNRHAWTASMTVIRPDLKAIYGYLTLADSDFSDDGQTPGQTSLDGITYSVGISEFFQTGWDGMPTFSLGLDGQWADTVGADYRYQSINLHGSSQCKVSSRWSFVPTWGVGYRAYDDFTGTVSRDELFWRLHGRLSYQWTELLAWSIVAGHDRFATDNEDFDTQRTEGGLVLTVTR; translated from the coding sequence ATGAGTCATATGCTTGTGCGAAAGATAAACCTCTTGTCTCGTATTTTATTGATCGCATTTCTGTTGATCAGCATTTGTGCTGATGCGATGGGAACCGAAACGGCGCCGTCCGCAGGGCAGCAGGCGATGCTGGCATTGATGCAGCAGAAAGTTGCCGAGCGTCCAAAACACTCGGATTCCTGGCGAGTATTGGGGCGAGTACAAAAGGCCTTGGGACAAACCGATGACGCCATCCAGTCGGTTCGACGTGCAGTGGCACTGGACGATGAGAATGCCGCTGCTCACTTTGACTTGGGCCAACTGTTGCTCCAAGGTCCCGAGACGAGCGAGGCGCAATCACATTTCAACAAGGTGTTTCAGATCGCTCCGGCCAGTAGCTACGCGGCGGAGTTGACGACTCAGGGAATTCCCATGACGAACGATCCATCCGATCATCCCATGGGCATGCCGGTGATGCGTCCGTCGTCGGGACCGTCCATGGGCATAGAAAACTCCGCCACAAAAAGCGAATCACCATTCACGACGGTGGGATACGAAATGCAGTCGTTTGACGGAGCTGACGATCTGGAGACTCGACTAGATTCCTTGGAATCCGAGGTTTCGACACCCACGCATCGATTGCGCGTTTTTTTAGAAACAGGAGTTCTCTACAACAGCAACGTGACACTCACGCCGGTCAGTCGCGAGCTGGTGCAGAGCGACAGTGCTAGCTATCAAGCATTTGCAAGTCCTGACATCGATTGGAAAGTGTTACGCACCGACACGATGAGGATGGGACCACTTTTTCGTGGCTATTTCACAGCGAACGAGAGCGCATTTGAGTCATTCAATTTGGCCAGTTTTCAGCCGGGAGCGTTTTGGGAAAGAGACTTCACACTGTTGGACAGTGAGGTGATCGGCCGCTTGGATTATGTCTATTCGACGGATTACTTTGACTGGGTTTCTGTCGGCAACCGGCATGCTTGGACAGCATCCATGACGGTGATTCGACCGGACCTAAAAGCGATCTACGGCTATTTGACGCTTGCTGACTCCGATTTTTCCGACGATGGCCAGACGCCCGGTCAAACGTCACTGGACGGCATCACGTATTCCGTCGGGATCAGCGAGTTTTTTCAAACGGGCTGGGATGGCATGCCGACTTTCTCGCTCGGGCTGGATGGACAGTGGGCCGACACAGTCGGGGCTGACTATCGCTATCAGTCGATTAACTTGCACGGTTCCTCTCAGTGCAAAGTTTCATCTCGCTGGTCCTTCGTTCCGACCTGGGGCGTTGGCTATCGAGCGTACGATGATTTCACCGGAACCGTATCACGTGACGAGCTGTTCTGGCGACTTCACGGACGTCTGAGCTACCAGTGGACCGAGTTGCTGGCGTGGTCGATAGTAGCCGGTCATGACCGGTTCGCGACAGACAATGAGGACTTTGATACTCAACGGACGGAAGGCGGTTTGGTGTTGACGGTGACGCGTTGA
- a CDS encoding sporulation protein — protein sequence MAKCDLSITLDEPSGVYPGGGKITGTVKVHADADVKCKGLDVQSVWKTHGRGNVASGTVETVTLFTGQWTAGQSEEYRFELPIAEWPPSYHGNYLNIDHYIEARAKIPWAFDPKASVEFLMQPTCGPEIADAQASVSAKMGMIGWIFTSMIVFMVFGAILAGCAGFFVAGAQNPFIFFIVGGIVTFIGGFIAMKYYLPKFLLGEVHCELKSIRVSPGEQVNGELKLQPRKNVPINGVTMKFVGKEVCISGSGSNRTTHSNTFYETETVLEPAGVLKPGVAKHFPLSVPLPGDVPYSIDLNDNDIKWSVEVRVDIPRWPDWSKSFDITVVPSGKQAVATTPTRTETTVSPPADDESGLTFAETASHIWSSKDDKEQVEMLVDAVNGLNFDIEAFVERRLLYSGEDDPHVYKDGYAVWARYTDPPLPMVLYVPHDLADEFEQAGRDVWSGRGTVVGWDSRHRRLQVKLLSSTSAFPG from the coding sequence ATGGCAAAATGCGATTTATCGATCACCTTGGATGAACCCTCCGGTGTTTACCCAGGCGGCGGCAAGATCACGGGAACCGTCAAGGTTCATGCCGATGCCGATGTGAAATGCAAAGGCCTCGACGTTCAGTCCGTCTGGAAGACTCACGGACGCGGAAACGTCGCCTCGGGCACCGTCGAAACCGTCACGTTGTTCACCGGCCAATGGACCGCCGGCCAATCCGAAGAATATCGATTCGAGTTGCCGATTGCCGAGTGGCCCCCGAGCTATCACGGCAACTATCTCAACATCGATCACTACATCGAGGCACGTGCAAAGATCCCTTGGGCGTTCGACCCCAAGGCCTCCGTCGAGTTCTTGATGCAGCCCACGTGCGGCCCTGAGATAGCCGACGCGCAAGCCTCCGTCTCAGCAAAGATGGGAATGATCGGATGGATCTTCACCAGTATGATTGTGTTCATGGTCTTTGGCGCGATCTTGGCAGGTTGTGCCGGCTTCTTTGTCGCTGGTGCTCAGAACCCTTTCATTTTCTTCATCGTGGGCGGTATCGTCACCTTCATCGGCGGCTTCATTGCGATGAAGTACTACTTGCCAAAATTCTTGCTCGGTGAGGTTCATTGTGAATTGAAATCCATCCGCGTTTCACCCGGCGAACAAGTCAATGGCGAGTTGAAACTCCAGCCACGAAAAAACGTGCCGATCAACGGCGTCACGATGAAGTTTGTCGGCAAAGAAGTCTGCATCAGCGGCAGCGGCAGCAATCGAACGACGCACTCCAATACGTTCTACGAAACCGAAACCGTCCTCGAACCCGCCGGCGTGTTGAAGCCCGGTGTCGCCAAACACTTTCCTCTCTCCGTCCCACTGCCGGGCGATGTTCCGTACTCCATTGATCTGAACGACAACGACATCAAATGGAGTGTCGAAGTCCGTGTGGACATTCCACGTTGGCCCGACTGGAGCAAGTCATTCGACATCACTGTCGTGCCCAGCGGCAAACAAGCCGTGGCGACGACCCCAACTCGTACGGAAACAACGGTGTCGCCGCCCGCTGACGATGAATCCGGCCTGACGTTCGCGGAAACCGCCTCGCACATCTGGAGTTCCAAAGATGACAAGGAGCAAGTCGAGATGTTGGTGGACGCAGTCAACGGCCTGAACTTTGACATCGAAGCGTTCGTCGAACGGCGACTGCTGTACAGCGGCGAGGACGATCCCCACGTCTACAAAGATGGCTATGCGGTTTGGGCTCGCTACACCGACCCACCGCTACCGATGGTGTTGTACGTCCCGCATGACTTGGCCGACGAGTTCGAGCAAGCCGGACGGGACGTGTGGAGCGGTCGCGGCACCGTCGTCGGCTGGGACAGCCGTCACCGACGCCTACAAGTCAAACTGCTCAGCAGTACGTCAGCCTTTCCAGGCTGA
- a CDS encoding TVP38/TMEM64 family protein: protein MFCPITVANDPATRRLPFIRIIAALALIALAVTLWWRGVEFRDVSRWVAEQGSWAPALFVVVSIGLMSTVVPKTVIALSAGALFGTWLGGALLLLIAVIAAFVNYILGRWWFSEVTLGSPKDSVAGDEEAEEEDESGQQRPWLEAIAQLAGEAGFGFHLLVRLSPLPTMVISYAMGAYRARLVPYLSAAAVAAVPQLLWIHAAATAVDSEATGSRLVPTIATFTLAIIVFALLPRLTYLRLKEIRAGAG from the coding sequence GTGTTCTGTCCAATCACTGTCGCAAACGATCCCGCCACCCGCCGCCTACCCTTCATTCGCATCATCGCCGCTTTGGCATTGATCGCGTTGGCAGTGACTCTTTGGTGGCGCGGAGTGGAGTTTCGCGATGTTTCGCGTTGGGTCGCGGAGCAAGGGAGCTGGGCACCAGCCTTATTTGTAGTTGTGTCGATCGGGTTGATGTCGACCGTGGTGCCCAAAACGGTGATTGCGCTCTCCGCGGGTGCTTTGTTTGGGACATGGCTCGGGGGCGCATTGTTGTTGTTGATCGCCGTGATTGCAGCGTTCGTGAATTACATCCTGGGGCGATGGTGGTTTTCCGAAGTCACGCTTGGATCACCGAAGGATTCAGTAGCTGGGGACGAAGAGGCTGAGGAAGAAGATGAGTCGGGGCAACAGCGCCCGTGGCTGGAGGCAATTGCTCAACTGGCGGGTGAAGCGGGGTTCGGGTTTCACCTGTTGGTGAGACTTTCTCCCCTGCCCACGATGGTGATCAGCTATGCGATGGGAGCTTATCGCGCGAGATTGGTGCCGTATTTATCGGCGGCGGCGGTTGCCGCGGTCCCGCAGTTGTTGTGGATTCACGCGGCAGCGACTGCGGTGGATTCCGAGGCGACTGGGAGCCGCCTCGTACCGACGATCGCGACGTTCACGTTGGCGATCATTGTTTTTGCACTTCTGCCGCGGCTGACTTATTTACGTTTGAAAGAAATCCGCGCGGGTGCGGGATAG
- a CDS encoding DUF11 domain-containing protein: MKAFGIRLAAGAVTILLGAIMAAQGSKDLGNGTETAWNVDSKATDQPVSPIGGPTDLDSAETWEPSAVQLVQHVEPVGDGAGFTLPSGASDGANETVDTSSAPAIGGGPQMTMGMPTFADVNDSAPPTAAPPQDAAESMTGMTPAVTDAPSNDLRGNGALSTPAGFEHEMPVATESPSMPNTPEMPNMPEMANVPSETAEAPFMSPVAMLGAVTLPGDDQPTQQTTPQSSAQMTLRSNAEPSIRLTPNGGFVDNATDPTAAAMNTPAADAAWDADAGQDFNVPAMQFAAETNLPAADTAPSTTANGFVGNNYDNGYDPTQTQPDYSAAGAPAPASMPGYPGFDSQSAVAQSQTPPYPQPGQHNGTQPQYAPAQYNAAQYDPAQYNPPQAAPTQNMAASPYGQAQPPQLPPPSYPATEAPQLPRGNSFTPVPARVASTQSSGVPGSLNGNQQLPPSSSDLAPKGPTMASPGERTLDGVQQPSVVIHKRAPEEVKVGKPASFVIHVQNVGNATALDVRVQDRVPAGMRLQDATPRPDPKYQPELFWVLGDLQAGEERTITLQLVPEQEGELGSVARVTFEAAASVRTVSTRPELKIVQHAVKQVPIGQQVEIELEISNPGSGDATNVLLQENVPDGLSHPAGRELDNLLGTLRPGEQRRQVLRMRAVEPGIVENTITVKGDDGLESTHTIAIEVISPQLQVSLTGPSRRYLERQATFLMNVANAGTDDARNVEIAVQLDRGFTFVETEYEGQYDPSRHAVFWSLPNLGKGESGQVKLTLLPVEEGERVLQVEATADMGQKATNESRVAVDSLAELSFAISDSADPIEVGGETTYEIKVNNSGSKDDSNVRVQMLLPPGLELVGNGDFQTDGRGTVAFTPKAILQANGEFVYRVKARGTAPGSHIIKAVVTSDQSKVAVTKEEATMVYADQ, encoded by the coding sequence ATGAAAGCTTTTGGTATCCGGCTCGCCGCCGGGGCTGTAACCATTTTGTTGGGCGCCATTATGGCCGCTCAGGGCAGTAAAGACCTCGGCAATGGAACCGAAACGGCGTGGAACGTCGATTCGAAGGCCACGGATCAGCCCGTTTCGCCCATTGGCGGCCCAACCGATTTGGATTCCGCTGAAACCTGGGAACCGTCTGCCGTTCAATTGGTTCAACACGTCGAACCGGTGGGAGACGGAGCCGGCTTCACGCTGCCATCGGGCGCCAGTGACGGCGCAAACGAAACCGTCGACACGTCATCTGCCCCGGCAATAGGAGGCGGACCGCAGATGACGATGGGAATGCCCACCTTTGCCGATGTCAATGATTCCGCTCCACCGACAGCAGCCCCACCACAGGACGCTGCTGAATCAATGACGGGCATGACCCCCGCAGTCACCGACGCACCCTCGAACGACCTTCGTGGCAACGGCGCTCTTTCGACGCCAGCGGGATTCGAGCACGAAATGCCAGTCGCGACGGAATCACCGTCGATGCCCAACACGCCGGAGATGCCAAACATGCCCGAGATGGCCAACGTGCCATCCGAAACCGCGGAGGCTCCCTTCATGTCGCCCGTCGCAATGCTCGGCGCTGTGACTTTGCCGGGTGACGATCAACCAACGCAGCAAACTACGCCTCAGTCTTCTGCCCAAATGACCTTGCGGAGCAATGCGGAGCCATCCATTCGCTTGACGCCCAATGGTGGATTCGTTGACAACGCGACCGATCCAACTGCCGCCGCAATGAACACGCCAGCCGCAGACGCAGCTTGGGATGCTGACGCAGGTCAAGACTTCAACGTGCCTGCGATGCAATTTGCCGCCGAAACAAACTTGCCCGCTGCCGATACCGCTCCCTCGACCACCGCGAACGGGTTCGTCGGCAACAACTACGACAACGGCTACGATCCAACACAAACACAACCCGATTACTCGGCAGCAGGCGCACCCGCGCCAGCATCCATGCCGGGATACCCCGGATTTGATTCACAATCAGCCGTCGCGCAATCGCAAACTCCGCCATACCCACAGCCGGGCCAACACAACGGTACCCAACCACAATACGCCCCAGCTCAGTACAACGCGGCTCAATACGATCCAGCACAATACAACCCACCGCAAGCCGCTCCGACACAAAACATGGCTGCGTCGCCGTACGGACAAGCCCAACCGCCTCAACTGCCGCCACCCAGCTATCCAGCAACCGAAGCACCTCAGTTGCCTAGGGGCAACTCGTTTACCCCGGTACCTGCACGTGTCGCATCGACACAGAGCAGCGGCGTCCCTGGATCACTCAACGGCAACCAGCAACTACCGCCATCGTCCTCTGATCTCGCGCCCAAGGGTCCGACCATGGCGTCGCCGGGAGAACGGACTCTCGATGGAGTCCAGCAACCCAGTGTCGTGATTCACAAGCGGGCACCGGAGGAAGTCAAAGTCGGCAAGCCGGCCTCGTTTGTTATCCATGTGCAAAACGTCGGCAACGCGACGGCGCTCGACGTTCGCGTGCAAGACCGTGTTCCTGCAGGAATGCGTTTACAAGACGCCACTCCCCGTCCGGACCCCAAGTATCAGCCGGAACTTTTCTGGGTCCTTGGCGATCTGCAGGCAGGCGAAGAACGCACGATCACGTTGCAGTTGGTTCCCGAACAAGAAGGCGAGCTGGGCAGCGTCGCACGCGTGACCTTTGAAGCCGCCGCGTCGGTGCGTACGGTCAGCACCCGTCCCGAACTCAAAATCGTTCAACACGCTGTCAAACAAGTGCCCATTGGACAGCAAGTCGAGATCGAACTGGAAATCAGCAACCCGGGCAGCGGCGATGCGACCAACGTGTTGCTGCAAGAAAACGTCCCCGACGGTCTTTCGCACCCCGCGGGTCGTGAACTGGACAACTTGCTGGGAACACTTCGTCCCGGTGAGCAGCGTCGTCAAGTGCTGCGGATGCGTGCGGTCGAGCCCGGGATTGTCGAGAACACGATTACGGTCAAAGGTGACGATGGCTTGGAAAGTACGCACACGATCGCCATCGAAGTCATCTCGCCGCAGTTGCAAGTCAGCTTGACCGGACCGTCGCGTCGCTACCTGGAACGCCAAGCAACGTTCTTGATGAACGTTGCCAACGCGGGAACAGACGACGCACGCAATGTGGAAATCGCGGTCCAGCTCGATCGCGGGTTCACTTTCGTGGAAACGGAATACGAAGGCCAATACGACCCGTCCCGACATGCGGTCTTCTGGTCGTTGCCAAATCTCGGCAAAGGCGAATCGGGTCAAGTCAAATTGACTTTGTTGCCTGTCGAGGAAGGCGAACGTGTCTTGCAGGTCGAAGCAACAGCCGACATGGGCCAAAAAGCGACCAACGAGAGTCGCGTCGCGGTGGACTCATTGGCTGAATTGTCGTTTGCGATTAGCGACTCAGCTGACCCGATCGAGGTCGGAGGCGAGACCACGTACGAGATCAAAGTCAACAACTCAGGCTCCAAGGACGACAGCAACGTCCGGGTTCAGATGTTGTTACCACCCGGATTGGAACTCGTCGGCAACGGCGATTTCCAAACCGACGGTCGCGGCACGGTGGCTTTCACCCCGAAAGCCATTTTGCAGGCCAACGGTGAATTCGTGTACCGCGTGAAAGCTCGCGGCACTGCTCCTGGCAGCCACATCATCAAAGCCGTGGTGACAAGCGACCAGTCCAAGGTCGCGGTGACCAAGGAAGAAGCCACGATGGTGTACGCCGATCAGTGA